The Camelus ferus isolate YT-003-E chromosome 13, BCGSAC_Cfer_1.0, whole genome shotgun sequence genome segment TCTTTCCtatcccctctctctctcccaggggTGAGCAGCACCCAGGGTCAGGGGGTGGGGACAGCACTCACACATCCTGTCCAGCCCTAAGGCTGCTGTCCAGCCCAGCTCCttgagggccaggctggggttgGCGTAACAGGCAGCCACGTCACCTTCCCGCCGTGCCACCACCTTGTACGGGATCTGCAGGAGAGGGAGCGGGGGTAGCTTCGCTGAGCCAGCCCTGGCCTCACCCACTGAGTTGCTAACCACGCTGTTAAGAAACAGGTATGGAGCAGGATCTCGCTCTCAGGCTTCAAGTCCTAAGGCAGCGTGAGTGGACAGGACAGTGCTGGGATGTCTGTCAGGTAGGTTAGTGGGAGGGGCCCAGGTTCGCTGTTGCTGCAAGtcaggtgggctgggctgggctgggctggggtggacTGCCAGCCTACCTTCTTCCCTGAGGCCTTCTCCATGGCGCGGACCATCTGTAGCACCGAATAGCCCGTGCCCGTGCCCAGGTTGTAGATCTGCCCAGGAGAGAATGTGGTTGTGGAGGGGGCTGGACTTAACACCCCTCTGGCTACACTTATCCAGGGACCcatcaccctcccctccctcgaTCCTCCATTCTCTCCCTACCCGGCAGCCACACTGCTCCTTCAGCTTCCTCAAGGCCGCGATGTGGCCCTTGGCCAGGTCCACAACATGGATATAATCCCGGACGCCTGCACAAGAGGAGGTTGTTGGGTGGAGGGGCTCAATACAGTTTCTGTCTTGCCTCAGTCTCCCTCCTGGCTCCCCCTGGTCCTGGCTCACCTGTGCCATCCTCCGTGTCATAGTCATTGCCAAAGACATTCAGTGCCTCCCGTCGCCCAATCGCCACCTGGGGTGGAGGTCAGGTTAGTTGTTCCCAGGCCCTTGGCACTAGCTGTACCCCTCTGCCCTAGGGCTACCCGCTGCCTTCTCTCTTACCTGGGAGACATAGGGCATGAGGTTATTGGGGATGCCCTGGGGGTCCTCGCCAATGCAGCCCGAGGCATGGGCGCCGATGGGGTTGAAATACCGCAGCAGCACTGCGTTCCAGGCCTGTGGGACACCAGTCAGATCTGGGTAGGGGTCCCAGCTGAATCCAGAGCCCTTTTACCAGAGCTCCCCACCCTCCCATGCCTGTTCTCTAAAGGAGCAGGGGATGGACACCCCCCTGCCCACATATgctgtgaccttgtgcaagtcaCTGACGCTTCCTGAGCCCTCGCCTCCTCCCCGGTGGGCTTACTCAGGATCCCATCCTCAGGCTCATGGGAGTGCTGTGAGGGGCCCATGAGCTGCACGAGGGCTGAGTCAGAGGGGGTCCTCACCTTATCTGCCTGGCACAGGTCCCGGATCATTTCTTCGATGAAGAACTTGGACTTGCCATAGGGGTTGGTACAGCCACCTGTGGGGTGGGCCtcgtccaggggcaggtactggGGGTTCCCATACACGGTGGCTGAGCTGCTGAACACCAAATTCTTCACCCCGTGGGCCTTCATGATCTGCCCGTGGAGGGGAGGTGTCAGTGGCCTCTGCCTCACACGTTTTCCCTGCCCCCTTATGCCTTCACAGTGGGGGCTGAGGTATGGGCACCCCCACTACAGAAGGGGGATTGAGGCTGAGAGGTAAAGACCGTCCAAGATGacccagcctgggccctgcctgACGAGGGGTTgtccagagtctgtgctcctTCCCCACATCTCACCTCCAGAAGCTGGATGGTTCCTGTCAGGTTAACTCTGTAATAATCCAGAGGCTTCTGCACTGATTCGCCCACAGCCTTAAGCCCAGCAAAGTGGATGACCGCCATAAAGCTGTGCTGCAGGGTTGGGAAGCTAGGGTCAGAGGTTGCTCACAGGCCTGGCCCTCGACAGTGCCTTCTACCTGCCTGCCAAGCGCTTACCTTCTTAAAGAGACACTGTAGGGCTGCCTGGTCCAAGATGTCCATCTCCTCAAACTCCACAGAGCAGCCCGTCAGCTCCTGAACCCGCCGCAGGCTCTCAGGCATGGAGCCCCCTCCTGGTTGGCACATGGAGGCCATCAAATTTGGAGGAGATGGGGTCCTCAGTTCCCAGGGGATTGGCCGGACTTACACCCCTTGGAGGTGGAGGCAGAACCTAGGATTTTCCTTCCATTCCCTAgtggagccccagcccctccaatGCTCACCACGAATGGCATTGTGGAAGTTGTCGATGACCACAGGCAAATAGCCCGCCTCCAGCAGCTCTAGCACCGTGTGGCTGCCGATGTAGCCTGCCCCGCCTGTTACGAGCACCTTCTCTGCCATCTTGCCTGGCCCAGGACAGTTTCAGAGGTGGCTGAGGCTGCCCGCCCAGGGCCTCCTTTGAATTGGAGTCTGGCCTTTGAGGGAGGCAGTGGTGTGTCCTGGTTAACAGAGTGGGTCCGGAGTCAGCCCTGGTCCACATCTGGATACCATCACTTTCTGGCCTTAGGCCTTGGAGACCACTTATCCTCTGTTGGCCTTAATTTCCATCTCTATAAGATGGAGTTTATAATCGTACGAATATGTGGTAGTGTGAAggttaaatgtgattttaaaggaCTGCCATCTGGTGCAGGTGGGGTGACTGATGCACAGGTGCCATAATTTCTAGTCCTAATTGCCTGGGGGTTGGGAAGATGGAACCTGAAGCTCCGCACTGCCTTCCCCAAGGTGCCTGGGGACTGGACAGTTCTGGACAGAAGGAAACAAGGCAGCAGCATTGGGACTCCAAGAGCCCAGGAAGAGGTTCTAACTGCTCAGACTCAGACCTTCCCAGTCTCTCTGCCATCACTAGGTATAAACTGGCTCCTTGACTTGGTGACTAATTCCTCCTGCTGCAAGCATCCTCCCGACAGCCTCTCCCATGAAGTTCAACTAAGAGAAAGCCAGAAATAAAGTAAATGTCCTCAGGGTGGGGTCCTTTGCCAGGAACGCTGAGCCCAGCTCTGAGGCGGCAGCACTGTGGTCCTGGAGTGGGCCCCAGCCCAGGTCAGCCAGGCTGGTTCAGCCTCTGCCAATGCCACTCCTGGCTTGGAGCTAAGAATCCCACCCAGCTCTAGGCGGCACTTTAGCAGGGTGGTGTAGACGTGGCCTTGGCCCCAGACTCCACTGCCAGGTGTGCACCACCGCCCTGAACAAactctgagggcagagaaggtggaggggggaggaagCCCAGACACTGAGGCCTTTCATTCAGGGTGGCCTGGTCGGCAGCCGCCTTCCTCCAAATTGCCTCAGTCCTCTTCTGGGCATCCAGATAAGACCCATTAGACTGAACACCGCTGCTTGTCAGGCTCTGTAATGGGCACTTCTGCATTATTTTCCTGAAATCCCCCAACATTCTGATGAAGCAGGCTGTTATTACTGGCACTTTACCAAGAAGGATACTAAGGTCAAACAGGTGAAGTAATTTGCCTGAAGTCAAACAGCTGGTGATGGCCGGGCTAAAATCACAATCTCGAGGCTCAAAGCCCCGCCTCTCACCCCAAGCAGTtcgcccccctgcccccactgttTCCCGCTGGACTCTGCTCCCGGCGCTGAAGCCGCCCCCGCCCCACTGAAGTCCACGCGCTGTGCCTGCCCTCGGAAAGCGGTGGTGAAGGGGCCCCCGGAGACAGGAAGGCTGGCGAGGCCGGCCTCCCTCCAACCGGCGAGATGACCTCGGTCGGCTGCCGCCTCCTCAGTTTTCCTAGTCCGTaaaatggaggggagggggcgccggGCCGTAAGCGCCAGAGTGCTCTGAGCCTTGGGCTGGGGTTTGGGCCGTGGCTTCAAGGCGACCGAACTAGGAGTGCCCCGGCCAGGAATGAATGAACCCCGGCAGCCCCAGTCAaaacaggcagagctgggagcagtGGGGGCGGGCCCGCCCCGGCGGAACTCTGCCCAGAACGCGGCCCAGCCCCTTGAGAGACTCCCCCTCACTTCCCCGGGACCACCCGGCCCCTTTCGAGCCCGCCCGGCCGCCCCATTCGCCTCCCGAACCTGCTCGGAACCACGCGCCCCTCGCTGCCTCCAGCGGCTCCGCCTCCCGCGACTCGCGTCGGGGGCCCTTTAAGAGCCGATGGTCCACCCTGGTCCCGCCTCTTCCACGCCCCGAAGAAACGTGTCAGTCGGGAGACCGCAGTACGGTGCGCGCAGAGGACCAAGGGCATTGCGGCTTCAAGACGCCTGCGCGGCACCTCCCTCAGAGGGCGGTGCCGAGCCGTGCCGGGGAGGTCTCAGAGGATGGCGTAGCTGGACTGGGATTCCGGGATCCTAGCGGCAGAGGTTCGTTCCTTGTTCGGCGCCCCGGCTCCCCGCTCCAGGCGCCATTGCTCCTCCTGACCCTTGGAAGCAAGCGCTGCACCCTGTGAGATGGGGCTTGTCTGCagattttccacattttttataTCAGCTAAACCCTTCCTTCAGAGTAAGCCGGCACGAAATAAACCGCTGCCTGGAACTAAGGCAAAAGGGGCGGCGCCGATGGAAGGGAACGCGTAGAGGGTAGTCCATGGGCCGCTGTTCTGGGAAGCCTAGTTTGAAAACCCATCAAAGGAGGGAGCTCTGAAACTAAAGCAGAAGTTACAGTGCCCATTGCACCCAGCCTTCAGGCACACGgtggcccccagcctccaggaatGGTTTGCACCCTGCCTACCATGGTAGGTTGGAAAACAGTGTTAAGTTTTTGTTTACAATAAAGGGAAGGCCTCTTGATTAATTCCAGGTGTTTAACCATGCCTCTTAAGTCTTTTGTTGATTATAGACAGCTAACTCCACCATCTCATCTAAGTCCAGGACATAAAATAATACGGGACTTAACTATTTTATACTAATAGGCCTTTGCCCTGACACTGTTCATAACTTGCCTCTTCTATGGATCCAGATGGCTGCTTCCTTGTTAAAATTCGTCTGCTTCCAGATCTTTTAATACATCTTCAGGATATATCTAAATAATGTGGCACTCCCCAAAATGCATACCTCAGGAAAGATTCGGCCCGTATATAAATGATTATCTTTATATCGATGTGTGGCATGGAGAAGCCTGTACATTAGGACATTTGGTCTCATTTACAGTTAATAGTCATAATCCTACCCTTCCTCATTAAACTATTTTCTCTTTAACCTCTTGGTAAAGTTTGTGTCTTCCAGGTTACAACAGTCCCACATCAGATGATGGCTATGCCATCATTCCAGCCCTACCGCTCTCTGATGCAAAAACAAGGCTGTCATGCCCCTGGGGCCCCTAGGTTAGGCattcagaaatttttattctctgaTAGGCAGGGTCAACACCCTTACTCAGCCCAGAACTAGACTGGCACCCCCCTGTACCCTCATAaaattatgggagtaaaatctctgaggggaggatgagataggaaggaagggggcagggtacagccattcaagaaataacacagcagttaacaccaaggTGGCTGAAATTTCAACTCCCAacagaccttgaggcccaagatggagatatgacttccagtagaccctaagcttcattatatgcccattgtattatattagcatggtaaatgacagtcccacaggcaccatgacagttctgaggctaaccataaaaggtcaaaaagtgggtggtggcccaattcctgggaatccctgccccttccccaaagtagttggaataatcctcccatttgttagcataAGAAATAAACAAGCCCATAAAAACGaatccccacacctcgtggctgcTCTCCCTCCTGAGTAAGATGGCcacactctatggagtgtgtatctactttcaCTAAACTAAACACCCAAGCCCCACACCcctacacctcatggcctttctcttgccttctggaACAGCCTGCACGCTGTGGAGTATgtatctaaataaatctacctttactcaaaaaaaagaaaaaagaagaaagggctaGGGAACGATGTGTATGAAGGCATGACATACTGAATGATGAAACCCAAGCAAAGGAAGAAGTGTCCCACTTGTGTCCCACAGCCTGGAGTGCCCACAGGTGGCAGAGCCTGAGGTACAGACAGCTGAGGGCGCCCAGAGCTGCTCCTGCCTGGGCCCAAATCACGGGAGCAAGTGGCGGCGGCTGCTGCCTGCAGAGGATCCTGTGCAACAGCCCTGGTCACAGAGCCAAGAGCCTCAGAAACCACCTCTCCAGGGTGCTCTGGTCAGCATAAGTTTTAAGCCACTGATTTCCAGTCACTGTGAATTCTCAGATTctcaggaggggaaagagggagaaaaatccagaaattaaTAAACTAAAGTCTACATTTTCCTCTGAGTGCAATTTTGTAAACAtgctttatttcctctctcaTATATAGACACATCTGCACAACAGATACTGGAATGGTTATGTCATTAAATCTTTAATTACATAAGTGAATTTATAAATCAAAGTGGAGGTTTTCCAGAGCTGCTGGAGTTGGCAGGTGGCCACCACAGCTCAGCCCTCACCCCCCCTTCACCAAATGCCCTCTGCCAGCTGGGGGGGAAAACTCCCCCATACCCCACTGCCCTACAAAGTCAGAGAGTGATGGCCCCAAGAATATGGCAGCATCAAGTTGTGCAGAGTGGCCAGCTGGCAGGCTTCACCCAGAGGTGAGACTTGAAGATCAACCCAAGCCAGGGAACTGGGTTCCCAAGTGCCCTCAGGCATACAACTACTGGGCCTTTGAGTCCATAGGGAAGGGAGACCTCCAGCTGCCCACGCCTCTCACTTGCACTCAGGTCAGGCAGGGAAGACCTGAGGCCAGGCAGCTCCTGTCCACCTCCTTTCTGCCAGAAGACATCCTTGTGCAGAGCTGGCAGTGAGGTGCCTGCTCCTGTTAATTTCATTCCCATTTCCACAAGTCCATCTGTGAATCATCCACAAGTGTCCCTATTCCCACATAGTCCCCAGGGCTTCTGGGGCTTACAGGAAGGGCTTCTCACAGCTTAGAGGTAGCCTGAGCAACTTTGGAGCTGGTTTTTCTGTTCAGGGCTTGACAGATAAAGGCCCCAGCTTCCAGGAGCTTCTGGAGGTTCACACCCTTTGAGAAACAAGTTAGAGGATGCAGTAAGTCATGACATACCCTCAACACCCAGGGAAACATCAGACAGGACAGAAAACTGTGATACTGGAAAAGTGAAGGTGACGACAACTAGGCTCTTGCCCCTCTGACAATGGGACACCAGCTGCCTGTGAGGTGATCTCCTCTGGCATCTGGGGCTacccctctgcctgccttcaATCTGTGTAATGGTTTGTAGTGCCGCCATCAGGAAAGGGATCTCATTAGTCTTGTAGTCCAACACCAGTCTTGTAGTCCAACACCAGGACTACAAGTCCAACTTGTAGTCTAGCACAGGCCTGGGCCACTGTGGGCAAACACTGCATACTGAAGTCAGGACCACAAGGGAGAGAGAAGTCGGAGTAAAAACAACTAGAAGGGCCATACTGGAAACCTCTGTTCACAACAACAGCTCCTATTTACTAATGCACACTGTGTGCTTAGCTCTGGGCTAAGCATTCTACATTTTCCTACTTACcttcataacaaccctgtgagacaggcacaattattattcccatttcttaggcccagagaggtgaggtaaTTTGTCAGGTCACACAGCCTGGGAGTGGCAGGACTAAATTTTAAATCTAGTTCTGTCTGATCCCAAAGCACAGATGTATATTGCTTCCAGCCCACACTGAGGACCCTGACAACTCTGGCAGAGCCCTGGAGGGGCTAATTCTActgccttcattttacagagaacaaaacaaagtccagAGGGAACGGACTCATTTCAGGTCATGGCCTTACCCCTTTCAGGGCTCTTTCCCTGCACCCTGGTGCTTCCTTGAATTGAACTGTCAAACTCATGCTGAGGGCTTGGCCTTCTCATGGCCTCTG includes the following:
- the GALE gene encoding UDP-glucose 4-epimerase isoform X1, producing MAEKVLVTGGAGYIGSHTVLELLEAGYLPVVIDNFHNAIRGGGSMPESLRRVQELTGCSVEFEEMDILDQAALQCLFKKHSFMAVIHFAGLKAVGESVQKPLDYYRVNLTGTIQLLEIMKAHGVKNLVFSSSATVYGNPQYLPLDEAHPTGGCTNPYGKSKFFIEEMIRDLCQADKAWNAVLLRYFNPIGAHASGCIGEDPQGIPNNLMPYVSQVAIGRREALNVFGNDYDTEDGTGVRDYIHVVDLAKGHIAALRKLKEQCGCRIYNLGTGTGYSVLQMVRAMEKASGKKIPYKVVARREGDVAACYANPSLALKELGWTAALGLDRMCEDLWRWQKQNPSGFSAQA
- the GALE gene encoding UDP-glucose 4-epimerase isoform X2 codes for the protein MAEKVLVTGGAGYIGSHTVLELLEAGYLPVVIDNFHNAIRGGGSMPESLRRVQELTGCSVEFEEMDILDQAALQCLFKKHSFMAVIHFAGLKAVGESVQKPLDYYRVNLTGTIQLLEIMKAHGVKNLVFSSSATVYGNPQYLPLDEAHPTGGCTNPYGKSKFFIEEMIRDLCQADKAWNAVLLRYFNPIGAHASGCIGEDPQGIPNNLMPYVSQVAIGRREALNVFGNDYDTEDGTGVRDYIHVVDLAKGHIAALRKLKEQCGCRIYNLGTGTGYSVLQMVRAMEKASGKKVKICGAGRSRILPASARRPDPSPTWTRRKRNNCLLSSL